In Candidatus Cloacimonadaceae bacterium, the following proteins share a genomic window:
- a CDS encoding MBL fold metallo-hydrolase, translating into MFQTSVLVSGSKGNSVLVRTENSALLLDAGVSAKKLFAAMETLGVSRHEIKAIIVSHEHSDHTRSAGALSRLLKVPIYLNEETHEYCAHKLGSLSVPTCFFETGESFYVGDIVVHPFSSSHDAADSCNFTFSKDDCSDLKLGVAMDLGFPTQLCIAKLKNCSSLVLESNHDERMLMEGPYDWPLKQRIKSTRGHLSNIQAVGVVSQVLHYELKHIILAHLSEINNDPALAYETMQNYLTSVRSDAKLFVASQYQNTPLFSI; encoded by the coding sequence ATGTTCCAAACCTCCGTGCTGGTAAGCGGATCGAAGGGAAACAGCGTCCTCGTTCGCACAGAAAACTCAGCCTTGCTGCTTGATGCCGGAGTCTCGGCAAAGAAGCTCTTTGCAGCGATGGAAACCTTGGGTGTTTCGCGTCATGAGATCAAAGCGATCATCGTCAGCCACGAACATTCGGATCATACCAGAAGCGCCGGAGCCCTTTCCCGCCTGCTCAAAGTGCCGATCTATCTAAACGAGGAAACTCATGAATACTGCGCGCACAAATTGGGCAGCCTGAGCGTCCCGACCTGCTTTTTCGAGACCGGTGAATCATTTTATGTGGGAGACATCGTCGTTCACCCTTTTTCCTCTTCACATGATGCTGCGGACAGTTGCAATTTCACTTTCAGCAAAGACGACTGCAGCGACCTCAAGCTTGGAGTGGCGATGGATTTGGGCTTTCCGACGCAGCTTTGCATCGCCAAACTTAAAAACTGCAGCTCTCTCGTTCTCGAAAGCAATCACGACGAACGCATGCTGATGGAAGGACCATACGATTGGCCGCTCAAACAGCGGATTAAAAGCACACGGGGACACTTGTCAAACATCCAGGCGGTGGGAGTGGTCAGCCAAGTCCTGCATTATGAACTCAAGCACATCATCCTCGCGCACCTCAGCGAAATCAACAATGATCCCGCGCTCGCTTATGAAACGATGCAGAACTATCTGACGAGCGTCCGCAGCGATGCCAAACTCTTTGTGGCAAGCCAGTATCAGAATACCCCGCTTTTCAGTATCTGA
- a CDS encoding OB-fold nucleic acid binding domain-containing protein → MENVKIQDLQQIVGQEIVGFYLVAEKDLREGKKDWFLRLRLQDRSGSTIGYVWKDAQKEAEGFSEGDVLKIKGSVQNYKGQIQLTIAKLRFADHSEYNLEDFLTRSKIDPDTLAERFFAIVDKVENPFLNQLLRSIFGDKDFFARYLMAPAAKSWHHNYIHGLIEHTISVASLCDFVSTMYPVNYDLLLSGALLHDVAKVMEYTGKPPIDFTDIGRLIGHLSLSDQLLCDHSKLILGFPDELLIHLRHLVLSHHGEYEKASVRLPQTLEATVLHLCDNLDAQSVGVAQLIEAAPENASWTEFDKINNRYYKLTKF, encoded by the coding sequence ATGGAAAACGTCAAGATACAGGATTTACAACAAATCGTCGGTCAGGAGATCGTCGGTTTCTATCTGGTTGCGGAAAAAGACTTGCGCGAAGGCAAGAAAGATTGGTTTTTGAGGCTCAGACTTCAGGATCGCAGCGGAAGCACGATAGGTTATGTGTGGAAGGACGCGCAAAAGGAAGCGGAAGGTTTCTCCGAAGGCGACGTCCTCAAGATTAAAGGCTCGGTGCAGAACTATAAGGGACAGATACAGTTAACTATCGCAAAGCTGCGTTTTGCCGATCACTCGGAATATAACCTCGAGGACTTCCTCACCCGCAGCAAGATCGATCCGGACACCTTGGCGGAGCGTTTCTTTGCCATCGTGGACAAGGTTGAAAACCCATTTCTGAATCAGTTGCTGCGCTCGATCTTCGGGGACAAGGATTTCTTTGCCCGCTATCTGATGGCGCCGGCTGCCAAGTCCTGGCATCACAACTATATCCACGGCTTGATCGAACACACCATCTCCGTGGCTTCGCTCTGCGATTTTGTCTCTACCATGTATCCCGTCAATTATGATCTTTTACTCAGCGGAGCCCTTTTGCACGACGTCGCCAAGGTGATGGAATACACTGGCAAGCCTCCGATCGATTTCACCGATATTGGCAGATTGATCGGGCATTTAAGTCTCTCGGATCAATTGCTCTGCGATCATTCAAAGTTGATTCTCGGTTTCCCCGATGAACTGCTCATCCATTTGAGACATTTGGTGCTCTCCCATCATGGCGAATATGAAAAAGCATCCGTGCGTTTGCCACAGACCCTGGAAGCCACAGTCCTGCATCTTTGCGACAACCTCGATGCTCAAAGCGTCGGAGTCGCTCAATTGATCGAAGCCGCACCGGAAAACGCGTCCTGGACGGAATTTGACAAGATCAACAACCGCTATTACAAATTGACCAAGTTCTGA